The genomic interval AGGAATAAAGGTTCCTGAAGAAGTTAGCGTTATAGGATTTAACGACATAGATTTAGCACATGTATTCTATCCAAAATTAACTACTGTATCACAACCAATGTATGATATGGGATCAATAGCTATGAGAATGTTAATTAAAATAATAAATAATAAACCTTTAGATCAAGATCATTTTGTATTAGATCATGATTTAATAGAGAGAGATAGCTGTAAGTAATTAATGCATAAAAAATGCATAATCATTAGGTAACATAAGATTAAATTATGTTACCTTTTTTTATTTATGGAAAAATTTAAATTTTAGTAAGGGAGGAGTTGGAGGTGAAAAATAAGAGAAAATTAATAATATTAGGCTTAATTCTTTTCGCCCTAATAGGTATATATATTGGAAAAAACTATATTGAGGGAATAAAGCAAATAAATTTTCAGTCAATTAATGTGGTTGAAAATTTAGAAGAAGCAAAAGAGGGCATACCAACAATAATAATGTTTAAAACAGATACTTGTCCTTATTGTGTCGAAATGCAAAAAGAGTTAAGTTATGTTTCAAAAGAAAGAGAAGGAAAATTTAATATTTACTATGCTAGATTAGAAGAGGAGAAAAATATAGATTTAGCATATAAATATGATGCTAATGTTGTTCCAACTACTGTGTTTTTAGATAAAGAAGGTAATAAATTCTATGTTCATCAAGGGCTTATGAGAAAGAATAATATAGAAACCATTTTAAATTCTTTGGGGGTTAAATAGAATATGGAATTTTTAGCTTATTTTAATAGTGTCATATCTAATAATATATTTTTAGCCATAATACTATCATTCTTTGCAGGAGTAGTAGCCTCTTTTAGTCCATGTACCCTTTCATCTATTCCATTATTAATAGGATATGTTCAAGGTAGTGAGGTTAAGGATAATAAGAAAGCTTTTAAGTGTTCACTGATATTTTCAATTGGACTTGGAATAACATTTACTGTAATAGGCTTACTTACAGCCTTAATAGGAAAAGCCTTTTTAGGTGCAGGGAAGTTTTGGTATATAATATTGGCTTTTATTATGATAGGATCAGGGCTACAAGTTCTTGATGTAATAAATTTATTTGGAGATAAAAAAGAGGCTTGTAAAATCACTAAAAGAAGAGAGGGAATTTTAGATGTCTTCTTTTTAGGAATATTAAGTGGAATATTAGCATCTCCTTGTGCAACACCTATAATGGCAGCAATAATAGCCTTTATAGCTGCTAGTGGCAACTTAGTTATAGGAATGATAATGCTTTTAATGTATTCATTAGGTCATAGTGTTTTAATAATTTTAGCTGGAACATCCTTTGGATTAGTTGAGAAAATAGCCTACTCTGAAAACGGTAAAAAGATAGGAAGAGTATTAAAAAATATATTAGGAACAATTATAATATTAGTTGGATTATACTTATTTTATCTTGGAGTATAAAAAATATGTAAACCAAATATACAGAAAGTGTTAAATTAAAATGAACTCAAGCAAAACTTATACTAATTTTGATATGATAATTATTAATATAAATTTTGATTGGAGGATTTTTATGGATCAAAATATCAATAAAAAATTATCAGTTGGACAATTTTTAAAATCTGTATTTAACATATTTATTAAAAATTTAGGCGATATAGCAATAATATCTGTGCTTTTTGCACTTCCTACTATTATAGGGAGAGGAAATGCTATATTTTCCGTAATTGGTATATTCAGCTTAGGATTCTCATCAATAGCTATAATAAAGTTAGCTAACAATTTTATTAGAGGTGAAAAGTTATCTTGGATTGAGACTATAAAATCAGCCTTTAAAAACCCTTTATTTCCTCTAGGAGTATTCCTTATACAAAACTTTGCTGTTTCTTTAGGCTCAAGCATATTTGCACCTTTAGGAATAGTAATATCAATCTTTTTTGTAATAGCTATGCAATGTTCTATATTTGAAAATATAAATGTAATAGAAAGCATAAGAAAAAGTTTTTTATTAGTAAAAAATAATTTTTTAGATATTCTTTTAAAGCAGTTTGCTTTAGTTTTTATAATTAACTTTTTTACAATGACCTTTGCAATGTTTTTAAATCAAAGTGTCCTATCAATAATAATATTTTCACTAGTTTTAAATATTATTACAGCTCTTACCTTAATAGGTGGAAATTTAATATATAAAGAAGTAACGGTTTAAGATTTTTAAAGACTATATAAGAGTCAAATTTATTTATCTATAGATAGTTAAATTTATGGAGAGAAAAAGTTTGATTTCCTATATAGTTTTTTATTTTTAAAATTTCACTGACTAAAAAATTAAAATTAATGTATAATAGAAAAGTTAGTATATATTTAAGAAATATAGATTTAAAGGAGGAGAGGCTTATGAAGGATCAAAAATTATTAGGGGAAGAATCAGAATTAAAGCTTTTGATCAAGTATTCGGTGCCAGCTATTATAGGTATGCTTGTAAATGCACTTTATAATATTGTTGATAGAATATTTATTGGACATATTCCAGGCGTTGGGCCAATGGCCATTACTGGAGTTGGTATAACTATGCCAATTATGTCTATATTACTTGGTTTTGGAATGCTTATAGGGATTGGTGCTACTGCAAACATCTCTATAAAATTTGGGCAAAATAAAAGAAAAGATGCAGAGAAAATATTAGGAAACTCTGTGGTCTTAATAACTATAATATCTTTAGTTTTAACTATTATTGGAATTGTATTTGCAAACAGTATTCTACACTTATTTGGAGCAAGTGAGGCTACAATTTTTTATGCGAAGGAATATATAAATGTAATACTTTTAGGAACTATATTTAATTTAATGTCATTCTCTTTATATAGTACAATTAGAGCAGATGGAAATCCAAAGATGTCAGCTGCAGTAATGGTACTTGGATGTATTATAAATGTAATATTAGATGCAGTATTTATATTTGTATTTAACTTAGGGATAAAAGGTGCAGCTTTAGCTACAGTAATTTCTCAAATAGTTACTACATTAATAATGCTTTATTATTATACATTAGGAGGATCAAACTTAAAATTAAAATTTGAAACTCTTAAATTAGATTGGAGATTAGTTAAGATAGTTTTAGCTATAGGTGTAGCTCCGTTTTCAATGCAGATGGCTGCAAGTGTAGTTCAGGTAATAGCTAACAATGCACTAAGAATGTATGGAGGAGACTTAGCTATAGGAGCTATGGCGGCAATTTCTTCAATAGCAATGATATTTTTAATGCCTATATTTGGTATAAACCAAGGTTCGCAGCCTATAATTGGATATAACTATGGAGCTAAGAAGTATGAAAGAGCTCAAAAAACAGTTAAGTTAGCTATGATAGCAGCGACAACAATACTTGTTTTAGGAGGAATATTAATTCAAGCATTCCCAGCCTTAGTAATAAGTATGTTTAATTCAGACCCTAAACTTTTAGAAATAGGAGTTCCAGGATTAAGAATATATTTATTTATGATGCCTATAATAGGTATATCAATAATAGGATCTAACTATTTCCAATCAATAGGTAAAGCTAAGTTAGCAACTTTTTTAAGTTTATTAAGACAGGTTATACTTTTAATTCCTTTAACATTAGTCTTACCTAAGATTGCAGGATTAGGTTTAACAGGAGTTTGGTTAGCGGGTACAGTTTCAGACTTCTTATCTACAATAATAACTGGATTATTCATAATTAAAGAGTTTAAAAAAGAAGATAGTATAGAAGATGAAAAAGCGATTTAAAAAAAGCTGAGTTTAGAAATTTCTAAACTCAGCTTTCTTTTATATAATACCTTCGTCTTTTAATAAATCTTCAAGTTTTCTTACTTTCTCTGTTAGAGTAACGAATTTTTGCTTTAAATCATCTTTACTTAAATCATCTATTTGAACTTCAAGTTCTTCTACAGTTTTTAAAACTTCATCTATATCTTGTTGAGCTAATTTTAAATTTTTTTCGTTCATATAAAAAATTCTCCTTTTAAGTAAATTCGTTCTTTGTAGTTTTATGGTAACACTACTATTCTAACTATGCAAGGCATATATTATACAGAAATTACTTATGATTTAGGAGGAGAGATGATTAATTATATATGGTTTGCAATTATAGCCTTAGGATTGATTTTTAGCATAATGACAGGCCAGGGAGAGTTGATTACAACTGGCTTAACAGAATCTTCTGAAGGTGCTGTGAAATTTATAATTTCCTTAGTAGGAATTATGTGTTTTTGGTGTGGAGTAATGAAGATAGCAGAAAATAGTGGGTTAACATATAAGGTTGCAAAATTATTAAATCCTATATTAAAAAAGATCTTTAAGGAGAGTTCTCATAGTGACGAGGCTATGGGAGCCATAGTTATGAACTTAACTGCTAATATGTTTGGACTATCTAATGCAGCTACTCCCCTTGGAATTAAGGCTATGAGCGAATTAAACAAGATAAATAAAGAAAAGGATGGAAGGGCATCAAATGATATGGCATTATTTTTAGTTATAAATGCAGCTTGTATTCAGTTAATTCCATCTACAGTTATATCAATTAGGGCAGCTGCTGGCTCAAGTGAACCTGCAAGTATAATAATTCCTGCTATTATATGTACTTTTACTGCCTGCTGTGTAGGAATTATATGCTGTAAAATCTTGCAGAGATACTTTTAGGAGGGATACTTTTGATTGCAAATAACATAATTCCAATAATATTTCTTTTAATAATAGTCTATGGAATGTTTAAGGGAAGAAAAGTTTATGAATGGTTTTTAGAAGGGGCAAAAGAAGGACTAATGGTATGCGTTAAAATTTTTCCTGCTTTATTAGCTATGATGATTGCCATAAGAATATTTAAAGATGCTAATTTACTTAATTATTTAAATAATCTTTTAGAGCCAATAGTTTCTCTAATAGGATTACCAAAGGATATTGTTCCACTAGTACTAATTAAACCTCTATCTGGAAGTGGAGCCTTAGGAGTATATACAGAATTAATAAATACCTTAGGACCAGATACAAGGGAAGGATTAATTTCTTCTGTAATAATGGGAGGAACAGAAACAATATTTTACACCATAACTGTTTACTTTGGGGCTGTTGGAATAAAGAAAATAAGACATACATTTTGGGCGGCTTTAATGGCTGATATAACTGCTATTATAATGGCGGTATTAGTAGTAAGTATGTTTTTTGGACTTTAAATGAATAAAATAATAAAAAAATAGCAACATAATATTAAGGAAAAAAGAAGCACAAAAGATAATTTAATTTAAATATGAAAGTACCTCAGAAATAATCCAAAATATTACAGAAATCGTTTAACTAAAATGTAAATATTTAAAGTTGATAAAAAAATCACAAAATAGTTAAAAAAATAACGAATTTTTGTCGATAAAATGTAAGAAATGTAAAAAAAAGTCTGGATTTTGATTTTGAAAGATGGTATTATAATCTCGTAAGGTTGGTAAAAAACTTTACAGAGCAGTTAAATCGCTTAAAAACAAAAAAAGATATGAAAAAAAGTTCTTAAATGGAATTTTATTAAAGTTAAAAACTTAACTAAATGCTTTTAATTAATTTTTACATATATTATGAAAATAAGAAACTAATCTATAATGAGGTGGGTATCATGAAAGTAACAAATGTAGATGAATTAATGCTTAGATTAGAGAAAGTTAGAGCAGCTCAAAAAGAGTTCTCAAAATTCTCTCAAGAGCAAGTAGATGAAATATTTAGACAAGCAGCAGTAGCAGCTAATAATGAAAGAATCAGATTAGCAAAAATGGCTGTTGAAGAATCAGGAATGGGTATAGTTGAAGATAAAGTTATAAAAAACCATTTTGCTGCAGAATACATATACAATAAATATAAAGATGAAAAAACTTGTGGGGTTATAGAAAAAGATGAATCATTTGGTATCACTAAAATAGCTGAGCCAATAGGAGTTGTAGCAGCAATCGTTCCTACTACAAACCCAACATCAACAGCTATATTCAAAGCTTTAATATCATTAAAGACTAGAAACGCTGTATTCTTTTCACCACATCCAAGAGCTAAAAACTCAACAATAGAGGCAGCTAGAGTTGTTTTAGAAGCAGCTGTTAAAGCAGGAGCTCCAAAAGATATAATCGGATGGATAGATGAGCCATCAGTTGAAATGTCACAAGTATTAATGGCAGAAGCTGATATCATACTAGCTACTGGTGGTCCAGGAATGGTTAAAGCAGCTTACTCATCAGGAAAACCAGCTATCGGGGTTGGAGCAGGTAATACACCAGCAATCATAGATGAAACAGCTCACTTAAAAATGGCAGTAAACTCAATATTATTATCAAAAACTTTCGATAACGGAGTTATATGTGCATCAGAGCAAACAGTATTAGTTGTTGATAAAGTTTATGATGAAGTAAGAAAAGAGTTCGCTGATAGAGGAGCTTACTTCTTAAAAGATAAAGAAATAGATAAAGTAAGAAAAACAATTTTAATAAATGGTAACTTAAATGCTAACATAGTTGGTCAATCAGCATGGAAAATAGCTGACATGGCAGGTGTTAAGGTTCCAAAGGATACTAAAGTTTTAATTGGTGAAGTTGAGTCAGTTGAATTAGAAGAACCATTCTCACATGAAAAATTATCACCAGTATTAGGAATGTACAGAGTAGCTAACTTCGAAGAAGCTTTAGTTAAAGCTGAAAGATTAGTTGAACTTGGTGGATTCGGACATACTTCAGTTTTATACACTGATACAATGAAATCACAAGATAGAGTTCAAAAATTCGGTGCAACTATGAAAACTGGTAGAACAATAATAAACATGCCATCAACTCAAGGAGCTATTGGAGATATATATAACTTCAAGCTAGCACCATCATTAACATTAGGTTGTGGATCATGGGGTGGAAACTCAGTTTCAGAAAACGTTGGTCCTAAACACTTAATGAATGTTAAGAGTGTAGCTGAGAGGAGAGAAAATATGCTTTGGTTCAGAGTTCCAGAAAAAGTTTACTTCAAATATGGTGCTTTAGGAGTTGCTCTTAGAGAATTAAAAGATTTAAACAAGAAAAAAGTATTTATAGTAACAGACAACGTATTAGCTAGTCTAGGATATGTTGATAAAATAACAAGTGTTTTAGAAGAAATAGGTGTAGATTTCAGAGTATTCTCAGAAGTTACTCCAGACCCAACTTTAGCATGTGCTAAAAAAGGTGCTGAAGCAATGAGAAGCTATCAACCAGATGCAATCATAGCTCTTGGTGGAGGTTCACCAATGGACGCAGCTAAGATTATGTGGGTAATGTATGAGCATCCAGAAGTTGCTTTTGAAGATTTAGCAATGAGATTCATGGATATAAGAAAGAGAGTTTACCCATTCCCAACTATGGGTCAAAAAGCTATGATGATTTCAGTTCCAACATCAGCTGGTACTGGTTCAGAAGTAACACCATTCGCAGTTATAACTGATGAAGAATCAGGAGTAAAATATCCATTAGCAGATTATGAATTAACTCCAGATATGGCTATCATAGATGCTGAGCTTATGATGAACATGCCAAAAGGATTAACAGCTGCATCAGGTATAGACGCATTAACTCATGCTTTAGAAGCTTACGTTTCAGTTTTAGCATCAGAGTACACTAATGGATTAGCTTTAGAAGCTATAAGATTAATATTTAAATACTTACCACAAGCTTACGCTGAAGGTACTACAAACATAAAAGCAAGAGAAAAAATGGCTCATGCTTCAACAATGGCTGGTATGGCATTCGCTAACGCATTCTTAGGAGTATGTCACTCAATGGCACACAAATTAGGATCAGAACACCATATAGCACACGGAGTTGCTAACGGAATCTTAATAGACCATGTAATAAGATTCAACGCTGTTGACAACCCAAGAAAACAAGCTGCATTCCCACAATACAAATATCCAAATGCTAAATGGAGATATGCAGTAATCGCTGACTACTTAGGATTAGGTGGAAAGAACGAAGAAGAAAAAGTTAATAACTTAATCAAGGCTATAGATAACCTTAAGAAAACAGTTGGAATCCCTGCAACAATAGCTGATTGTGGAGTTTCAAAAGAATCATTCTACGCTACATTAGAAAAAATGAGTGAAGATGCATTCGATGACCAATGTACTGGTGCTAACCCAAGATACCCATTAATAAGTGAAATCAAGCAAATGTACATCAATGCTTTCGAAGGTAAAAAAGACAGAGTTTAATAGCTTTGAAATAAGATAATAATAAATACTCACTAGATAATCTAGTGAGTATTTTTTTCTATAAAAATATGTAAAGATGTACTATTTGTTAAGATTTTAAATCTTATATATGGTAAAATTTAATAAATAGGAATTGGAGGGATTAAGATGAAAAGTTTAGTTTTTACTAAAAACAGAGAGAATTTATTAAAGAAACTAGAAGACAATTCATTATTAGTTTTATTTGCAGGAGAGGCTAAAAGAAAAACAGCAGATGAATATTTTCCATTTACTCCAAACAGAAACTTTTATTATTTAACAGGAGTAGATGAAGAAAAGCATATACTAATGATAAAGAAAATAAATGGTGTGGTTGATGAAGTCCTTTATATACTAAAGCCAAATTTAGAGCAAGAAAGATGGACTGGAAAAACTATAAGAGATTATGAGGCTAAAGAAGTATCTGGCATAGAAAATATAAAATATTTAGAAGAATTTAAAAGTGATTTAAATATGATTTTTACTAATGGAATTGCAGAAAATCTTTATTTAGATTTAGAAAGAGTTTCATTTGATGAAGAAATGAGTAAAAGTCAAAGTTTTGCAAAGGAAATTAAGGAGAGATATCCTCAAGTAGTTATAAAAGATGTTTATTCTGATATAGCTTCTTTAAGACAAATTAAATGTAAAGAAGAAGTAGAAGAAATAAAGAAGGCTGCTCACATAACAGCTAAGGGTGTAGAACTTTTAATGAAAGAATGTAAGCCTGGAATGAAAGAATATGAATTAGAAGCATATTTTGACTTTTATTTAAAACAAAATGGAGTTAAAGATTATGCTTTTAAAACTATAGCAGCTGCTGGAGTAAATGCTGCTACTTTACACTATGTTGATAATAATAGTGAAATAAAAGATGGAGACTTAATTCTTTTTGATTTAGGTGCTCAAGTAAATTATTATAATGGAGATATTTCAAGAACATTCCCTGCTAATGGTAAGTTTACTAAGAGACAAAAAGAGGTTTATGAAGAAGTTTTAAAAGTAAATGAAGAGATAATAAACGCTATTAGACCAGGGGTTGGATTCTATGAAATAAATGACAAAGCAAATAATCTTTTAGCTGAAGCTTGTGTAAGATTAGGTCTTATAGAAGACAAAAAGGATTATAGAAAGTATTATTTCCACTCAATAGGACATAGTTTAGGTCTTGACACTCATGATGTTGGTAAGAGAGATATCATTCTTGAAGAAGGTATGGTTTATACTGTAGAGCCAGGATTATATATTGAAGAAGAAGCTATAGGAATAAGAATAGAGGATGATGTTTTAGTTACTAAAGATGGCTGTGAAGTTCTAACAAAAGAATGCATCAAGTCTGTAGAAGATATAGAAAAGTTCATGAGTAATAGATAATTTTATAATTAACATTATTTTAAGAATAATAAGCTTTAAATTTGAAGAAATTAAGAGTAAAATGTAATAAAAATTAAAGAGCAAACTATGGTTTAGGAGATGATTTTATGATAAATGAATTAAAAAAAGCTGTCTTAGCTGGAATTGGAACTGCAGCTACTGCTTATGAAAAAACAGATTCTTTTATACAAGATATGGTTGCTAAGGGGAAAATAACTGTTGAAGATGGTAAAGTTTTATCTGAAGAATTAAAAAGAGATATGCAAGAAAAAACTACTGAAGCAACTAGCGAAATAATAACTAAGTTAGACAACATGAATCCTTTAACAAAAGAAGATTTTAGAGTTATGTTTGAGGAAGCTAATAAATCTACTTTAGAAGAAATAAATAAATTAAAAGAAAGAATAGCCGTATTAGAAGCTAAATTAAATGAAGAAGAAATTTAGGCTATAAAATAATAGAACTCTACAAGGGAAATGAAGAGTAGAATTTATAGCTATGTAAATAGCTAGTATGATTAAGCTTTTCAGTGCCTTGTAGAGTTTTTATAGTTTATTATTTTATTATCTTATAGGAGGTGAATTTATGAGTAAGGGACAGAGTGCAAAAAGGTTGAAAGAAATAATTAGGGTATTTACTTATTATGGTTTTGACTTTTTAATTTCATCAAAGTTGCCTAATAGTAAAAAGGCTGAGCCAAGGCCTCAAGCACTTAGAGAGGCTTTAGAAGAATTAGGGGCAACCTTTGTTAAAATTGGACAAATATTGAGTACAAGACCAGATTTACTTCCTAAAGCTTATATTGAAGAGTTGGAAAAGTTACAGGATAATAATGAAATAACAGACTTTCATAAGGTAAAGGAAATATTTTATGAATCTTTTGGGACAGATATAAATACATATTTCTTAGAGTTTAGTGAAACTCCATTAGCGTCAGCATCAATTGCACAGGTTCATAGAGCTAAATTAATAGATGGAAGGGATGTAGTAGTTAAGGTTCAGCATTATAAAATAGATGAAAAAATGAAGCTTGATTTAAGCATATTAAGAAGACTTAGCAAATTAACATCTAATCATATAACGAATACCTTAGTTAATCCAGTTGAAGCTTTTAAGGAAATTGAAGATGCTACCTTAAAGGAACTTGATTTCGAAAAGGAAGCAAAGAATACTAAAAGGTTTAGAGAGCTTAATAAAAATGTAGCCTGTGTTGGTGCACCTATAATTATTGATAAGCTTACTTCTAAGAAAATCCTTACCATGGAATATATAGATGGTTATAAAGTAACAGATTTTAATATTTTAAAAGAAGAAGGATATGATTTTGAAGATATTGCAAACAAATTAGCAAACTCATTTTTTAAACAGGTATTAGAAGATGGATTTTTTCATGGTGATCCCCATCCAGGAAATTTATTTATAAGAGAAGGCAAAATATACTTTATAGATTTTGGCTTAGTTGGAACTTTAGAAGCCAATTTAAGAAATTGGCTTAATAAGGCCATGATTGCTATGGTTTTAGGGGATATTGATACCTTAGTTGATTTTGTAAATGCCATAGGCATAAAAAAAGGAAAAGTTGAATATTCAATATTATATGATGATTTAAAAAATATAGTCTCAAAATATATAAATGCATCTTTAAAGACAATAAAGATATCAGATTTATTTAAAGAAATCTTTGAGATTGCAGAACGAAATAATATTCAATTTCCAAGAGAATTAGTTGCTTTAGTAAGATCCATAGTTATATTAGAAGGGGTTATAGCTAAAATAGATCCAGATTTAGAAATTATGGAATGTATTTATCCTTATGTAAAGGAAAGAAATAAAGAGGAAATGTTAAAAAGTTTAAACAAGGATAAACTTATAACTGAAGCCTATAAGTTTGCCTCTAAGAGCATAGAAATTCCTACTAAATTTTCAGAGCTTGT from Clostridium perfringens carries:
- a CDS encoding phasin family protein; the encoded protein is MINELKKAVLAGIGTAATAYEKTDSFIQDMVAKGKITVEDGKVLSEELKRDMQEKTTEATSEIITKLDNMNPLTKEDFRVMFEEANKSTLEEINKLKERIAVLEAKLNEEEI
- a CDS encoding thioredoxin family protein, whose product is MKNKRKLIILGLILFALIGIYIGKNYIEGIKQINFQSINVVENLEEAKEGIPTIIMFKTDTCPYCVEMQKELSYVSKEREGKFNIYYARLEEEKNIDLAYKYDANVVPTTVFLDKEGNKFYVHQGLMRKNNIETILNSLGVK
- a CDS encoding MATE family efflux transporter encodes the protein MKDQKLLGEESELKLLIKYSVPAIIGMLVNALYNIVDRIFIGHIPGVGPMAITGVGITMPIMSILLGFGMLIGIGATANISIKFGQNKRKDAEKILGNSVVLITIISLVLTIIGIVFANSILHLFGASEATIFYAKEYINVILLGTIFNLMSFSLYSTIRADGNPKMSAAVMVLGCIINVILDAVFIFVFNLGIKGAALATVISQIVTTLIMLYYYTLGGSNLKLKFETLKLDWRLVKIVLAIGVAPFSMQMAASVVQVIANNALRMYGGDLAIGAMAAISSIAMIFLMPIFGINQGSQPIIGYNYGAKKYERAQKTVKLAMIAATTILVLGGILIQAFPALVISMFNSDPKLLEIGVPGLRIYLFMMPIIGISIIGSNYFQSIGKAKLATFLSLLRQVILLIPLTLVLPKIAGLGLTGVWLAGTVSDFLSTIITGLFIIKEFKKEDSIEDEKAI
- a CDS encoding spore maturation protein, whose protein sequence is MIANNIIPIIFLLIIVYGMFKGRKVYEWFLEGAKEGLMVCVKIFPALLAMMIAIRIFKDANLLNYLNNLLEPIVSLIGLPKDIVPLVLIKPLSGSGALGVYTELINTLGPDTREGLISSVIMGGTETIFYTITVYFGAVGIKKIRHTFWAALMADITAIIMAVLVVSMFFGL
- a CDS encoding aminopeptidase P family protein encodes the protein MKSLVFTKNRENLLKKLEDNSLLVLFAGEAKRKTADEYFPFTPNRNFYYLTGVDEEKHILMIKKINGVVDEVLYILKPNLEQERWTGKTIRDYEAKEVSGIENIKYLEEFKSDLNMIFTNGIAENLYLDLERVSFDEEMSKSQSFAKEIKERYPQVVIKDVYSDIASLRQIKCKEEVEEIKKAAHITAKGVELLMKECKPGMKEYELEAYFDFYLKQNGVKDYAFKTIAAAGVNAATLHYVDNNSEIKDGDLILFDLGAQVNYYNGDISRTFPANGKFTKRQKEVYEEVLKVNEEIINAIRPGVGFYEINDKANNLLAEACVRLGLIEDKKDYRKYYFHSIGHSLGLDTHDVGKRDIILEEGMVYTVEPGLYIEEEAIGIRIEDDVLVTKDGCEVLTKECIKSVEDIEKFMSNR
- a CDS encoding ABC1 kinase family protein, which produces MSKGQSAKRLKEIIRVFTYYGFDFLISSKLPNSKKAEPRPQALREALEELGATFVKIGQILSTRPDLLPKAYIEELEKLQDNNEITDFHKVKEIFYESFGTDINTYFLEFSETPLASASIAQVHRAKLIDGRDVVVKVQHYKIDEKMKLDLSILRRLSKLTSNHITNTLVNPVEAFKEIEDATLKELDFEKEAKNTKRFRELNKNVACVGAPIIIDKLTSKKILTMEYIDGYKVTDFNILKEEGYDFEDIANKLANSFFKQVLEDGFFHGDPHPGNLFIREGKIYFIDFGLVGTLEANLRNWLNKAMIAMVLGDIDTLVDFVNAIGIKKGKVEYSILYDDLKNIVSKYINASLKTIKISDLFKEIFEIAERNNIQFPRELVALVRSIVILEGVIAKIDPDLEIMECIYPYVKERNKEEMLKSLNKDKLITEAYKFASKSIEIPTKFSELVDSLTKGRAKLQFEMKGLDKPLTDLNRMVNRVAFSLIVGCMIIGSSLIVNAKTGPTFQGVPILGLIGFIVSGIFGLWLLISIIKSGFF
- a CDS encoding nucleoside recognition domain-containing protein; this encodes MINYIWFAIIALGLIFSIMTGQGELITTGLTESSEGAVKFIISLVGIMCFWCGVMKIAENSGLTYKVAKLLNPILKKIFKESSHSDEAMGAIVMNLTANMFGLSNAATPLGIKAMSELNKINKEKDGRASNDMALFLVINAACIQLIPSTVISIRAAAGSSEPASIIIPAIICTFTACCVGIICCKILQRYF
- a CDS encoding cytochrome c biogenesis CcdA family protein, which translates into the protein MEFLAYFNSVISNNIFLAIILSFFAGVVASFSPCTLSSIPLLIGYVQGSEVKDNKKAFKCSLIFSIGLGITFTVIGLLTALIGKAFLGAGKFWYIILAFIMIGSGLQVLDVINLFGDKKEACKITKRREGILDVFFLGILSGILASPCATPIMAAIIAFIAASGNLVIGMIMLLMYSLGHSVLIILAGTSFGLVEKIAYSENGKKIGRVLKNILGTIIILVGLYLFYLGV
- the adhE gene encoding bifunctional acetaldehyde-CoA/alcohol dehydrogenase; the encoded protein is MKVTNVDELMLRLEKVRAAQKEFSKFSQEQVDEIFRQAAVAANNERIRLAKMAVEESGMGIVEDKVIKNHFAAEYIYNKYKDEKTCGVIEKDESFGITKIAEPIGVVAAIVPTTNPTSTAIFKALISLKTRNAVFFSPHPRAKNSTIEAARVVLEAAVKAGAPKDIIGWIDEPSVEMSQVLMAEADIILATGGPGMVKAAYSSGKPAIGVGAGNTPAIIDETAHLKMAVNSILLSKTFDNGVICASEQTVLVVDKVYDEVRKEFADRGAYFLKDKEIDKVRKTILINGNLNANIVGQSAWKIADMAGVKVPKDTKVLIGEVESVELEEPFSHEKLSPVLGMYRVANFEEALVKAERLVELGGFGHTSVLYTDTMKSQDRVQKFGATMKTGRTIINMPSTQGAIGDIYNFKLAPSLTLGCGSWGGNSVSENVGPKHLMNVKSVAERRENMLWFRVPEKVYFKYGALGVALRELKDLNKKKVFIVTDNVLASLGYVDKITSVLEEIGVDFRVFSEVTPDPTLACAKKGAEAMRSYQPDAIIALGGGSPMDAAKIMWVMYEHPEVAFEDLAMRFMDIRKRVYPFPTMGQKAMMISVPTSAGTGSEVTPFAVITDEESGVKYPLADYELTPDMAIIDAELMMNMPKGLTAASGIDALTHALEAYVSVLASEYTNGLALEAIRLIFKYLPQAYAEGTTNIKAREKMAHASTMAGMAFANAFLGVCHSMAHKLGSEHHIAHGVANGILIDHVIRFNAVDNPRKQAAFPQYKYPNAKWRYAVIADYLGLGGKNEEEKVNNLIKAIDNLKKTVGIPATIADCGVSKESFYATLEKMSEDAFDDQCTGANPRYPLISEIKQMYINAFEGKKDRV